The following proteins are co-located in the Campylobacter concisus genome:
- a CDS encoding ABC transporter ATP-binding protein → MQNALELKNICKIFGDVKALDDISFEVKKGEWVSVMGPSGSGKSTLVNILSLMDTPSSGTYMLGGDDASNLNADDTLKFRREKIGLIFQQFHLVPYLSALENVMIAQYYHSSVDEEDAKKALEAVGLSHRLTHRPSQLSGGEQQRLCIARSLINDPEILIADEPTGNLDEANERVILDLFCKLRKDGKTILLVTHNPDLGEYGDKIVYLRHGKLEKIRTIENPKVPNEI, encoded by the coding sequence ATGCAAAATGCACTAGAACTTAAAAATATTTGTAAAATTTTTGGCGATGTAAAAGCACTTGATGATATAAGTTTTGAGGTTAAAAAGGGCGAGTGGGTCAGCGTCATGGGACCAAGTGGTAGTGGTAAGAGTACGCTTGTAAATATCCTTTCACTAATGGATACTCCAAGTAGTGGCACTTATATGCTCGGTGGCGATGATGCGAGCAATCTAAATGCTGATGATACACTTAAATTTAGACGTGAAAAGATCGGTCTTATTTTTCAGCAGTTTCACTTAGTGCCATATCTTAGCGCACTTGAAAATGTAATGATCGCTCAGTACTATCACAGCTCAGTTGATGAAGAGGATGCTAAAAAGGCACTTGAGGCAGTTGGTCTTTCTCACAGGCTAACGCATAGACCAAGTCAGTTAAGTGGTGGTGAGCAACAACGCCTTTGTATCGCACGCTCGCTCATAAACGATCCTGAAATTTTAATAGCAGATGAGCCAACTGGTAACCTTGATGAAGCAAATGAAAGAGTTATACTTGATCTATTTTGCAAGCTAAGAAAAGACGGCAAGACGATACTTCTAGTAACTCACAACCCTGATCTTGGCGAGTATGGCGATAAGATCGTCTATCTAAGACATGGTAAGCTAGAGAAAATTCGCACTATTGAAAACCCAAAGGTACCAAATGAGATATAA
- a CDS encoding ABC transporter permease → MTANSKFFYNTIYKSLKNGSSRVMVIVISILLGACVCAAFVNVYLDIDSKVSRELKTYGANMIFAPKDMATSDDMSEKTYNEMIAKVPKDKLLGESGYLFAQANIGPTNAIVMGTKFSNLKKVKPFLDVRDGTMINVDFDDKNVLIGVDLARQAGFKAGDDIEIRAIGSNESINVKIKGVVASGDKEDALLITSLSLAQKISNKAGKINYAEAVVLGNFDEITSLAKTISNDEIAAKPVAKVSKSEGYILEKIKLLMALVSLVILLITSMCVNTTLSAILLSRSKEIALLRAIGASKKDVLKLFGFETFVTALISALVGAFLGYLLAQILGYAIFDSSIDFRILSIPVAVVISLLFAAIAAFYPIKRALNNKMADTLRGE, encoded by the coding sequence ATGACCGCAAATAGCAAATTCTTTTACAATACAATTTATAAAAGTTTAAAAAATGGCTCATCAAGAGTAATGGTCATCGTGATCTCTATCTTACTTGGAGCATGCGTGTGTGCGGCGTTTGTTAATGTCTATCTTGACATAGACTCTAAAGTCTCACGCGAGCTAAAGACTTATGGTGCGAACATGATCTTTGCTCCAAAAGATATGGCGACAAGCGATGATATGAGTGAAAAAACTTATAATGAAATGATCGCCAAAGTACCAAAAGATAAGCTTCTTGGTGAGAGCGGTTATCTCTTTGCTCAGGCAAATATCGGTCCAACAAACGCTATCGTCATGGGAACAAAATTCAGCAATCTAAAAAAAGTTAAACCATTTTTAGATGTTAGAGATGGAACGATGATAAATGTCGATTTTGACGATAAAAACGTGCTAATAGGCGTCGATCTAGCTCGTCAGGCTGGCTTTAAAGCAGGCGATGATATAGAAATTCGTGCCATTGGCTCAAATGAGAGCATAAATGTAAAGATAAAAGGCGTAGTGGCAAGCGGCGACAAAGAGGACGCACTTTTGATCACATCACTATCTTTGGCTCAAAAAATTTCAAATAAAGCTGGCAAAATAAACTATGCAGAGGCTGTTGTGCTTGGTAACTTTGATGAGATAACATCGCTTGCAAAAACTATAAGCAACGATGAAATAGCTGCAAAACCGGTGGCAAAGGTCTCAAAGTCTGAGGGCTATATTTTGGAGAAAATAAAGCTATTAATGGCACTTGTTAGCCTTGTTATTTTGCTCATTACTTCAATGTGCGTAAACACAACGCTTAGTGCTATCTTGCTCTCTCGCTCAAAGGAGATCGCACTTCTAAGAGCCATAGGTGCAAGCAAAAAGGATGTATTAAAGCTATTTGGCTTTGAGACATTTGTGACAGCGCTCATCTCAGCATTAGTTGGTGCATTTTTAGGATATTTACTAGCTCAAATTTTAGGTTATGCGATATTTGATTCTAGTATTGATTTTAGAATTCTAAGCATCCCAGTAGCTGTGGTCATATCACTTCTTTTTGCAGCGATCGCAGCGTTTTACCCGATTAAACGGGCACTTAATAACAAAATGGCAGATACACTAAGAGGAGAATGA
- a CDS encoding ABC transporter permease — protein sequence MKNMQLRMIKSSITGSKVQKTMAFITILLAALLIACMLNITLKIGDQVASELRGYGSNIVVLPRGESLSIEIEGKNFTPLKSQNLLPEADIYKIKEIFWRNNIVAFAPFLETKVKTDKGDEFSLEGTYFDKNIGLKDEPEFSTGVKTLYGFWGVEGAWPKDESMDEILVGDELAKAKNLKVGDKLSLAGKNGTREVKIVGILKGASDETHKLVGSLKLAGDLSGHVSSYTKAEVSAMTIPENDLSLKARRNLDNLDSAEYDKWYCSAYAGSIAFQIEENLPNVSAKASLQVSDAESNIVKKIQSLMGIVSIIALVVSAIGITSLMTSEIYRRKKEIGLLKAIGASNFEIYALFASESLVVAFFAGITGAFLGYALSYVMSYIIFSHGIGIAWIVLPISVAFALLISVVGSLMPMRNVINLLPAEVLYDRK from the coding sequence ATGAAAAATATGCAACTAAGAATGATAAAAAGCTCGATCACTGGCTCAAAGGTGCAAAAGACGATGGCGTTTATCACCATCTTATTAGCTGCTCTTTTGATAGCTTGCATGCTAAATATCACGCTTAAAATCGGCGATCAAGTGGCAAGCGAGCTTAGAGGATACGGCTCAAATATCGTCGTCTTACCACGTGGTGAGAGCCTAAGCATCGAGATCGAGGGCAAAAATTTCACCCCACTAAAATCACAAAATTTACTCCCAGAGGCCGATATCTACAAGATAAAAGAGATCTTTTGGAGAAATAACATCGTTGCCTTTGCGCCGTTTTTAGAGACAAAAGTAAAAACTGACAAAGGCGATGAATTTAGTCTTGAGGGAACATACTTTGATAAAAATATCGGACTAAAAGATGAGCCAGAATTTAGCACAGGCGTAAAGACACTTTACGGGTTTTGGGGTGTTGAGGGTGCTTGGCCAAAAGATGAGAGCATGGATGAAATTTTAGTAGGAGATGAGCTTGCTAAGGCTAAAAATTTAAAAGTTGGCGACAAGCTTAGCCTTGCTGGCAAAAATGGTACAAGAGAGGTTAAAATAGTTGGAATTTTAAAAGGAGCTAGTGACGAGACACATAAGCTAGTTGGCTCACTAAAGCTTGCTGGAGATCTTTCTGGACACGTGAGCTCATACACAAAAGCTGAAGTCTCAGCTATGACGATCCCAGAAAACGACCTATCACTAAAAGCAAGACGAAATTTAGACAACCTTGATAGCGCAGAGTACGACAAATGGTATTGCTCGGCTTACGCAGGCTCGATCGCATTTCAGATAGAAGAAAATTTACCAAACGTTAGCGCAAAAGCTAGCCTTCAAGTAAGTGATGCTGAGAGTAACATAGTAAAGAAAATTCAAAGCCTAATGGGCATCGTTAGCATCATCGCTCTTGTGGTTTCAGCCATTGGCATAACATCGCTAATGACAAGTGAAATTTACCGCCGTAAAAAAGAGATCGGCCTTTTAAAAGCCATAGGCGCAAGTAATTTTGAAATTTACGCCCTTTTTGCTAGCGAGAGCCTTGTGGTTGCCTTTTTTGCAGGTATCACTGGAGCATTTTTAGGGTACGCGCTAAGCTACGTGATGTCTTACATTATCTTCTCACACGGCATAGGCATAGCTTGGATCGTGCTACCAATTAGCGTGGCATTTGCCCTACTTATCTCAGTCGTTGGCTCGCTAATGCCAATGAGAAACGTCATAAATTTACTACCTGCGGAGGTGCTATATGACCGCAAATAG
- a CDS encoding Fe-S-containing protein, translating into MSIYFYQVFLALLGFTLFAALNNNGKSLKTIFLPSFLGVVAGVLIFKAARHALVDDQFKIFIDSVTLVFLLISILWIFFELKIAKIVTFFILGIGFGFGYSSSSALFPLFGGELLDTLSVISFFLMIFAMILILFLFFFISNLKASIPSSVAKILALITLIFLLVDRSSQTALELLRAGALKISSELNSQILSISAKGIYVTEFSAYFYIVVILLLCIIALCFMPKSIDKSTFGSIKYRFTKAIRENVFDNAKFAFCSVLIALGFSLYFDLYASRPPQISEPVLVEPVGDKFIFNVDMLKDNELHRFAYITDEGKQIRFFLLNRFSDRPSPVIVFDSCMICGDMGYIKRGNDLICISCNVRIFLPSVGKEGGCNPIPMAFTFDGKNIIVDYKTIVAGANYFSKVVEKMVLDPVSHKKVSNLDSRSYLYYGRTYFFESNETQAKFEANPEKYVETNGTLK; encoded by the coding sequence ATGTCAATTTACTTCTATCAGGTCTTTTTAGCCCTCCTTGGATTTACGCTTTTTGCTGCCTTAAATAACAATGGCAAAAGTTTAAAAACGATCTTTTTACCATCATTTCTTGGCGTTGTTGCTGGTGTGCTTATCTTTAAAGCTGCTCGTCATGCGCTTGTTGATGACCAGTTTAAAATTTTCATAGATTCAGTGACACTGGTTTTTCTGCTAATTAGCATTTTGTGGATATTTTTCGAGCTTAAGATAGCAAAAATCGTAACATTTTTTATTTTAGGCATCGGCTTTGGCTTTGGTTATAGCTCAAGTAGCGCATTGTTCCCACTTTTTGGCGGCGAACTGCTTGACACGCTTTCAGTTATAAGCTTCTTTTTAATGATCTTTGCGATGATCTTGATACTATTTTTATTTTTCTTCATTTCAAATTTAAAAGCTAGTATCCCATCATCAGTAGCTAAAATTTTAGCTCTTATCACACTAATATTTTTACTAGTTGATAGAAGCTCACAAACTGCACTCGAGCTTTTACGTGCAGGCGCTTTAAAGATAAGTAGCGAGCTAAATTCTCAAATTTTATCTATCAGCGCAAAAGGCATCTATGTCACAGAATTTAGTGCCTATTTTTATATAGTTGTGATCCTACTTTTATGCATCATCGCGCTTTGCTTTATGCCAAAAAGTATCGATAAGAGCACATTTGGCTCTATCAAATACCGCTTTACAAAAGCCATTAGAGAAAATGTCTTTGACAATGCAAAATTTGCATTTTGCAGCGTTTTAATAGCGCTTGGCTTTTCACTTTATTTTGATCTTTACGCATCTCGTCCACCTCAAATTTCAGAGCCAGTTTTGGTTGAGCCAGTGGGAGATAAATTTATATTTAATGTTGATATGTTAAAAGATAATGAACTTCACAGATTTGCTTATATAACAGATGAGGGCAAGCAGATAAGATTTTTCTTGCTAAACCGCTTTAGTGACCGCCCATCTCCAGTCATCGTCTTTGACTCGTGCATGATATGTGGCGATATGGGCTACATAAAAAGAGGTAATGACCTTATTTGTATCTCTTGTAATGTTAGAATTTTCTTGCCGTCAGTTGGCAAAGAGGGTGGTTGTAACCCGATCCCTATGGCATTTACCTTTGATGGTAAAAATATCATAGTGGATTACAAAACGATCGTCGCAGGGGCAAACTACTTTAGCAAGGTCGTCGAAAAGATGGTGCTTGATCCTGTAAGCCACAAAAAGGTGAGCAATCTTGATTCAAGATCATATTTATACTACGGACGCACATACTTCTTTGAGAGCAACGAAACTCAGGCGAAATTTGAAGCAAATCCAGAAAAATATGTAGAAACAAATGGAACGTTAAAATGA
- a CDS encoding iron transporter codes for MNKILSSALALSLAAGFALAGEHPIGEPVEANGMEIAAVYLEPIDMEPKGVDLAPSLADLHLEADIHAVKGNKNGFGEGEWIPYLKINYELKNLDNGKTKKGTFMPMVASDGPHYGANVKMDTGVGNYELKFHIDNPEKQGFGRHADKETGVGKWFEPFTTTYKFQWTGGPVK; via the coding sequence ATGAATAAAATTCTTAGTTCAGCTCTAGCACTTAGCCTAGCAGCTGGTTTTGCACTTGCTGGAGAGCACCCAATCGGCGAGCCTGTAGAGGCTAATGGCATGGAGATAGCTGCTGTTTATCTTGAGCCAATCGACATGGAGCCAAAAGGCGTTGATCTAGCTCCAAGCTTAGCTGATCTTCACCTAGAAGCTGACATCCACGCTGTAAAAGGCAACAAAAACGGCTTTGGCGAAGGCGAGTGGATCCCATATCTAAAGATCAACTATGAGCTAAAAAACCTTGATAATGGTAAAACTAAAAAAGGTACATTTATGCCTATGGTTGCAAGCGATGGCCCACACTACGGCGCTAACGTAAAAATGGATACAGGTGTTGGTAACTATGAGCTTAAATTCCACATCGACAATCCAGAAAAACAAGGCTTTGGTCGCCACGCTGACAAAGAGACTGGTGTTGGTAAATGGTTTGAGCCTTTCACAACAACTTATAAATTTCAATGGACAGGTGGTCCTGTTAAATAA
- a CDS encoding FTR1 family protein produces MNKFLKFMLIMLLPVWLMAKNDDYTQVAAQIKESLQKVITEYRAGNVEQAVSDTQNAYFGLFEDVEAGIRINLGQKKAYSMEKQFGEIRKAIKAGEAPDDVQKRIDQINSEIAEVLPVILNGHKLVGEYSDTPAQAAATSYDTSKFIPEWKVAFENLSATLDKAIASYEGDKQDDAKNSIQDAKFNDYRNTQLEIAVRQYIENGKSIDADIQRKMGEAISGITNGISKDDFKVKLEEIKKLAYDAVAKLPAETVKLAKVDMSSAASNDGSEDSGTDYTQTVKNINDKIQAAIALYKSGNSAKAMGDIQDIYFDEFEGSGMENKVGAIDVNLKTAIEATFGNLVALMKSGADEKTLEESASKMSSQLAAALEKTSGSSSPWTLFIWALTIILREGFEALIIVAAVVAYLVKTGNAKQMGKVVYSSVGVAVILSFVMAWIMNIIFGEAAGQKRELMEGITMLVAVGLLFYVGFWLLSNAGAKKWNDYIKSHVSESISSGSSTALWWTVFLAVFREGAETVLFYQALIFDAKDSAGYSMIAAGFVVGLIVLLIVYFLFKIFAVKIPIKPFFIFTSAIIFYMSIVFVGKGVGELVEGKIFIPTIIKGLSFPDWMRDWLGLMPYYESLVPQIIMVLALIIGIVIMKSKQNKN; encoded by the coding sequence AAATGATGACTACACACAAGTCGCAGCTCAGATAAAAGAGTCATTACAAAAAGTAATAACAGAGTACAGAGCTGGCAACGTCGAGCAAGCAGTTAGCGATACTCAAAACGCTTATTTTGGTTTATTTGAAGATGTCGAAGCTGGCATCAGAATAAATTTAGGTCAGAAAAAAGCTTACTCTATGGAGAAGCAGTTTGGTGAGATCAGAAAGGCGATAAAAGCTGGCGAAGCACCAGATGATGTGCAAAAAAGAATAGATCAGATAAATAGCGAAATCGCTGAAGTTTTGCCAGTTATTTTAAATGGACATAAGCTTGTTGGTGAGTATTCAGACACTCCAGCACAAGCTGCTGCAACCAGCTATGACACTTCTAAATTTATCCCTGAGTGGAAGGTGGCATTTGAAAATTTATCAGCTACTTTAGATAAAGCCATAGCAAGCTACGAGGGTGATAAACAAGATGATGCTAAAAATTCTATCCAAGATGCTAAATTTAATGATTACAGAAACACTCAACTTGAAATAGCCGTTCGCCAATATATAGAAAATGGTAAAAGCATAGATGCTGATATCCAAAGAAAGATGGGCGAAGCGATCAGTGGTATCACAAATGGCATAAGCAAAGATGACTTTAAAGTAAAGCTAGAAGAGATCAAAAAACTAGCTTATGACGCCGTCGCAAAGCTCCCAGCTGAAACAGTAAAACTAGCAAAAGTTGATATGAGTAGTGCAGCATCTAATGATGGCAGTGAAGATAGCGGCACAGACTACACTCAAACTGTTAAAAACATAAATGACAAAATTCAAGCAGCCATTGCACTTTACAAAAGTGGCAATAGCGCTAAAGCTATGGGCGATATCCAAGACATCTACTTTGATGAGTTTGAAGGTAGCGGCATGGAGAACAAAGTAGGCGCGATAGATGTAAATTTAAAAACAGCTATCGAAGCTACATTTGGCAACCTCGTAGCCCTTATGAAATCAGGTGCAGATGAAAAAACACTTGAGGAAAGTGCAAGCAAGATGTCATCTCAGCTAGCAGCTGCACTTGAGAAAACTAGCGGTTCAAGCTCACCTTGGACGCTATTTATATGGGCGCTAACTATCATCTTAAGAGAGGGCTTTGAGGCTCTTATAATTGTGGCAGCTGTTGTTGCATACTTGGTAAAAACTGGCAATGCTAAACAAATGGGCAAGGTCGTATATAGCTCAGTTGGCGTGGCGGTCATCTTAAGCTTTGTCATGGCTTGGATAATGAACATCATCTTTGGCGAGGCAGCAGGTCAAAAAAGAGAGCTTATGGAAGGCATCACGATGCTTGTTGCAGTGGGACTTCTATTTTACGTTGGCTTCTGGCTTCTTTCAAATGCTGGCGCTAAAAAATGGAACGACTACATCAAATCACATGTATCTGAGTCTATCTCAAGTGGCTCAAGCACAGCACTTTGGTGGACTGTATTTTTAGCGGTATTTAGAGAGGGTGCTGAGACAGTGTTATTTTATCAAGCACTTATCTTTGACGCAAAAGACTCAGCTGGCTACTCAATGATCGCAGCTGGCTTTGTCGTAGGTCTTATCGTTCTTTTGATAGTCTATTTCTTATTTAAAATTTTCGCTGTTAAAATTCCTATTAAACCATTTTTTATATTTACATCAGCGATCATCTTTTATATGTCGATCGTCTTTGTTGGCAAGGGCGTTGGCGAGCTAGTTGAGGGCAAAATTTTCATTCCGACTATCATAAAAGGACTTAGCTTCCCTGACTGGATGAGAGACTGGCTAGGACTTATGCCATATTACGAGAGCTTAGTACCTCAAATCATTATGGTGCTTGCTCTAATTATAGGCATCGTTATCATGAAATCAAAACAAAATAAAAATTAA